The DNA window TAAAATCTACCCGATTTCAGATTTGAAGAAATGCTTTCCTTAGCTCGCGTTTTTATATTCATCAATAAATCTAGCTAGTTGGAGAATACTACTACGTAAGAAAATAGAGAAAGGTTAGAGGGTTTGGATAAACATGAGATTGAGCAAATATTAGAGCAACTAACAATTAGACATCTCTCTAGGGGAAAAATTAGAATATTCAACCTAAAACAAGGTTGTAGGCAGATTACCGATTGTCTAAACTAAGAAAGCCAATTTAATTCAAGCAATTATGCTATGCGTTTAAAGTTTATATAAATCTGGCAATTGCGCGCCGCAATTGGGTGAATGGACATATCAAAGAATCTTCAAATTTAGTGAGAGTAGCTCTCGATGATTATCAAAGATGTGCCCAGACATTATGGACCTTATCATTTCCACAACAATTTGTTATATATTAATTTTAGTACGTTAAAGGGATATTATATATAGAGTTGCTATAGTTGTACTCCATCAAATGTAATTGTAGCAATTCCTTACCCTTTTCTGGTTTCATTTCACCATAAACATTTTTATCTTAGACAGATTATGGAAGCAATTTTACTTCTTCACCCATCTGATTCCAGTATGTGGTACTAGTTATAATATGATAGGGATGTTTGAGGATAATTATtagtcatttttctttttcttttttttggtgtaaGACATGTAATTAGTTCGTCCAAGAAAGATCAGGAAAGTATTAAATGATTTGGTTTAATATTGCCGAATTTGCAACTAAATTTAGCTATGCCTTTTGTCAACTAGTCACATTTCATTTAATCTGGTGAATGAATAAGCTTATAAGTGCCAATGAATGCAGAATCACAAATCACAACCACCCCACCCCCATCCAACCTTGTCACAAGAAACAGTGGCAACAAGATGCTGAGATTTGGTCTTTTTGGGTTGTTTTGCAGCCTCATGGTAGCTCAATACATACAAACCATAAGCTCAGATGAAGCACTTGTCGACTACATTTGCTCAAAAACACCAGAATATGCATATTGCCAAATTTGTTTTTCGGAGGACGAGCATCGTTACGAAAGGGATAAAAGAGGGCTTGCACTATTAGCCATTTCTTGTTGTCAATCACAAAGTGATAGTGTTCTTATAGATCTTGAAGCCTACCAAAGAAATTCAACAGATACCGGCTTTAAGGAAACATGCCGATCATGCCAAATTTATGTTAAATCTGCTCTGTTGAATATACTAAATGCAAAAATTTATTGCAACCATGGACGTTATCATGTAGCTTCAGCAGTCATACACAATGCTATACGTGATCATCAGAGATGTCTCAAGAGAATTGGAAGCAAGCAGATTCCCCCGGTTTTTGATGGTGAATTCTTTTTGTTAAAGGGCTTCTATAGAGTTGCTAGAGCAATCCTCCTTCATATTAAATGAAACTGTCAGTTTGGAACTGTATTTGATTGGGTAGTATGAATTTCACTTGAACTATCTCCAGTTCCAGGAGAGAACTTAGATCCAATACTGGGTAAGTCGAAATTTTGAATCTCCGGATCTAATATGAGTAGCTAGCTCTCagtaacataaaaaaaaatgtgccTAGAGAATGGTTACCTTGCCATTTTCACCAGAATTTGGTATTGATTTCACTATATTAAAGGGACACTAGAGAGTTTCTGTAGCTCTACTTCTTGAagtataaataaaaatataacaattctttacccttttttttccttttgctttcaTCATAagctttttatctttttaaaaaaaaaaaaaaaaagcatcttAGCCAGGGATTGCTACATGTTGCCTTTTAACCACCTTATCCATATGAATTGAATATACAGTCCTAGTTAGACCATAGGGATGTCTTCTAAATATAATTCTTAGTCATTAGTTTAAGATGTTTTCTTATTCAGACTTGTCATTGACTCATCCATCAAAGATGAATATATGGAACCAGTGTGGTTGTCATTGATTGCCAAGCGTGGTGAAGAAAGATGCACGAGTCACAAGAAAGTATTAAATGAGTTCGGCTTCATATAGCCAAAACCATTACTGAAATTAGCTATGCTTCATGTCAATAAGTAGTAGTTTTTCGTGTACGTTTTGTAAATCAACAGAGTTTAAAGTACCAATGAATCCACAGCTGCAACCACCACAGCATTTGATCCCATACACAAAACAGTGACAACAACTTGGTCTCCTTGCCTCAATTTGCATCCTCTTAGCAGGTGAATACAAAGCAATTTGTAGATGCAGATGAAGCACTGATTAATTAGGCACATGCGTTCAAAAACACCAGAAATGGATCCGTATCACAACGAAAGGGATGAAATAATGCTTGGATTGTGTCTGCTCTTTCTTGTTCTCAATTGCAAAGTTATAGCGTTCTTGACGATCTTAAAGCCTACGGAGAAAATGCAACAGATCCTGAAATTGGGTATCCATCGGTCCCGTTTTTATTGAATTGTTTTTTTGTGGAAGTCAAATTCAACCAATGTTGCATCTAATTGTACAATCTTTAGCATTCAAGGATTGTCTTGTTAGATGATAGTGGTAAAGAAAATCGGTTCAAGATTTTCTTGTGACAAAATCTTAAATTGATTGGGTTCAGTTCATTTGAAAGACTGTTCAATTGTCGGTCAACAAATATTTAGGAAATAAATTTATGTAATGTACACAGCAGGGATGGTTTTTACCCGTACTATTAGTGCTAAATAACCTTAAACTAACTACACTCTCTACTCAAATTAATGGTTTTGCAGCCTAAACTTCCtgcaaagaaaacaaagaatGAGGAATAAAATGCAGGAATCTGTAAACCACACCACTCAAGCAGGTGAATCGTCTTTAGCAGGATCACTTGGGAGAAGCATAATTTCCAAAGCCTAATCTCATGTTTATTTACAATTCTAGAgctttaataaaaaaaattccggTCGATGACAAAATGAATTTGACTATCTTTAATTCATTCAGTTGATGCCAATTTCTCTTCATCAACCTCGAAGGCTTTTCTGGCTTGTTTCAACTCTTCATTCATAGACAGCAATTCTGTACAACGATTAAGCTTCGGGAGGTCCTGCAGAATCAGATAATGACTTATCATTAGTCCAAACTGGCTGTAGCCAAAATTTTGTAACATACATAAAGCTTGTCAATTGAATTGAAATAATCATAACACAAAAACTGAGGATATCCAAATTTAAGTACAGCGGCAAAGATAATTGTAATACAGGTATTGGTAATCCTCAGGGAGAGTCTAACACAATTTGGAGGATTTATCcaatttttgaatttgaatgGCATCAAAAAGGTAGCCGAGCAGAATATACTCTGGCTAACAATTGTCAAGAGAGCTATTTGTTCAGAATCCCTTTTgaaccaaaaacaaaagcaaaagcaaaaattCCTCCAAGGTAGCAAaagaattaaacaaaaattgagACATAAAAAGGATCAGACACGTCTTAAAGCCAATCGCACATCGAACGGACAAGAAATGCAGATGAAGAATAAATCTGGCAGGGGAAAAAACATTGTGTCATAATCCCACCAAGTCCTACTCCTGGGATAACTTTAGCACCCCCTGTGACCAGAAAACAACTCCATGTATGGGGAATGATGAAATGCAAGTGAAATAGTCATCACAGGTTAAAAACAAACACAAAATGAAACCACTAAGATTAAGGATTCTCCAATCAGAAGGAGCCAATTAAATTTTTATCTGACCAACTACATGAGAGCCGAGAAATCAATGTCTTAATCTCCTGTATATACTGCTAGATGGAATTTATGAAATTATACT is part of the Coffea eugenioides isolate CCC68of chromosome 6, Ceug_1.0, whole genome shotgun sequence genome and encodes:
- the LOC113773638 gene encoding uncharacterized protein LOC113773638, producing the protein MNAESQITTTPPPSNLVTRNSGNKMLRFGLFGLFCSLMVAQYIQTISSDEALVDYICSKTPEYAYCQICFSEDEHRYERDKRGLALLAISCCQSQSDSVLIDLEAYQRNSTDTGFKETCRSCQIYVKSALLNILNAKIYCNHGRYHVASAVIHNAIRDHQRCLKRIGSKQIPPVFDGEFFLLKGFYRVARAILLHIK